The proteins below are encoded in one region of Hordeum vulgare subsp. vulgare chromosome 3H, MorexV3_pseudomolecules_assembly, whole genome shotgun sequence:
- the LOC123439634 gene encoding blue copper protein-like, with amino-acid sequence MLQLCGRRVLAVAVAVAVLGAANPRAAVEAYKNYTVGDDKGWYDGLAVDYQAWAEGYNFSLGDFLIFNTDKNHSVVQTRNETLYKSCDYDDAGLDDTIDWSAAAPEFSKDAVTAAVPLLKEGNTYFFSGNYDGEQCENGQRFAIAVAHGQGLPPDLRPPVADAPGPAAGPDSADRAPAFDFSHPKNVSTPSDTSASDDEASTSTSDSTLNLASPGAGLIMALSVLFAVQV; translated from the exons ATGCTGCAGCTTTGCGGCCGGCGCGTCCTCGCGGTCGCCGTGGCGGTGGCCGTCCTGGGCGCCGCTAACCCGCGCGCCGCCGTGGAGGCGTACAAGAACTACACCGTCGGCGACGACAAGGGCTGGTACGACGGCCTCGCCGTCGACTACCAGGCGTGGGCCGAGGGCTACAACTTCAGCCTCGGAGATTTCCTCA TATTCAACACGGACAAAAATCACTCGGTGGTGCAGACGCGGAACGAGACGCTGTACAAGAGTTGCGACTACGACGACGCGGGCCTCGACGACACCATCGATTGGTCTGCCGCCGCACCGGAGTTCAGCAAGGATGCCGTCACCGCCGCCGTGCCACTGCTCAAGGAGGGCAACACGTACTTCTTTTCCGGGAACTACGACGGCGAGCAGTGCGAGAACGGCCAGCGCTTCGCCATAGCCGTCGCACACGGCCAAGGCCTCCCGCCGGACCTCAGGCCGCCGGTGGCCGACGCGCCAGGGCCAGCAGCCGGACCCGACAGCGCGGACAGGGCGCCAGCCTTCGACTTCAGCCACCCAAAGAACGTCTCCACCCCGTCGGACACCAGTGCTTCCGATGACGAGGCGAGTACTAGTACTTCAGATTCTACTCTGAATCTAGCCAGTCCGGGAGCTGGACTGATCATGGCTCTGAGTGTGCTCTTTGCGGTGCAAGTATAA